The following nucleotide sequence is from Gemmatimonadales bacterium.
CCATGCGATCGATCGGTCTTCTGGCCGTTGTTACCGGAACTCTGGTGCTGACCTCGGCGTGCGGTAATGGCGCCGACGTCTCCCCGCCCGACAACGCGGCGCCGGTGGCGAACTTCACGGTCCCATCGTGCACCATCGGCGTGCCCTGCGATTTCGTCAGCACCAGCACCGATGACACAGCGGTGACGGCGTGGAGCTGGGATTTCAACGGCGACGGCAATGCCGACGCCAACACCGCCAATGCAACGTTCACCTATACCACCGCAGGGACCTTTAACGTCAGCCTGACGGTGCATGATGCCGAGGGCCTGAGCCATACGAAGACCAGCGCCATCACGATCGATTCGGTCGAGCCCCCGGCCAATACGCCGCCGACGGCAGGCTTCACCCACACCTGCACCGCGTTGGACTGCAGCTTCACCAGCACCAGTACCGACGCGGCCCCGGGTACCATCGCGGCGTATGCGTGGGACTTCGGCGACGGCGCGAAGGCCGATGTCGCGAATCCGTCGCATAGCTACACCGTCACGGCGCCCGCCGACTTCACGGTCACCCTGAGCGTCACCGACGACCAGGGTGCCACCGACACCGTGACACAGACCGTCAGCGTCACTCCTGTGGTCGCGCCCAACACGCCACCGACGGCGGGCTTCACTCACACCTGTAATGCGGCCACCTGCAGCTTCACCAGCACCAGCACGGACGTGGCCCCGGGCACCATCGTCGCCTTTGCGTGGACCTTCGGCGACGGCGGGACCGCCGACGTGGAGAATCCGTCGCACAGCTACAGCATCGTAGCCCCCACCGACTTCACGGTCACGCTCACGGTGACCGACGACGAGGGCGCCACCGGCGTCGAGACACAGACGATCACCGTGTCTCCGCCAGTGGCGGGCGCCGAGGGGTGCACCACCACCGGCACTCAGGTGGACTGCCTTCTCGACATTACGGCTCAGTCCATCATCAAGTTCAAATTGCTCGGCCTGAGCTGCGACCTCCGTGGGGAGAGAGTCACCGTTCCGCACATCGACCAGAGCTTTCTCAACGTGTGCGCGAGGAGCGTCGGCGACTCGACCAAGATCTTCGGCGGCCCCGCGGACAGCGCGATCGTGTTCCCGGCCGGCAGCCAAGTGCGGATACGATTCAGCCAGGGTACGGCTGATGCCGGTGAGCCGGCCCCCGCCCCGCCGGAGGCGCACCTTACCGGGAGCTTCCCCAGCTGGACCATCAATTTCGAAGACGGTGACAATGCGGGCACCGCCGGCGAGCCGGATTTCACCGATGTCGTTCTCGGCGTGGAGGCGGTAGCGTTTCCGTAGCGGCTACCCCGCGGAGCTCCCGCGGCGACCTGCCGAGCACCCGCACGAAGGCCCGGCGCATCCCCTCCACGTTGCCGAAGCCCACGGCGCTGGCGATCCGCCTGAGATCGTGCGACGAGGAGTGGAGCAGTCCGCGCGCTGCCTCGACCCTGAGGTGCAGCACGTACCTGGCCGGCGTGGTGCCGACGTCCGCGGTGAACACCCGCGAGAAGTGGCGCACGCTCATCGAAACCCGGTCGGCCAGTGCGGCCGTGGAAAGCTCGTGCCGGAGATTGTCCGCGATCCAGACCTGGAGCTCCTGAATCGGCCGCATTTCGCTGGCCTGCGCGGCCAGGGTGACGCTGAGCTGAGTCTGGCTGGCCGGACGCCTGAGGAAGAGCACCAGCTCCCGTGCGGCCTCGACCGCCACCGCACTCCCGCAGTCCTCCGCCACCCATGCGAGCGCTAGGTCGATCCCCGCCGAGAAGCCGCTCGACGTGTAGATGTTACCCGCCTGTACCCAGATCGGATTCGGATCCACCGAGAGC
It contains:
- a CDS encoding PKD domain-containing protein codes for the protein MRSIGLLAVVTGTLVLTSACGNGADVSPPDNAAPVANFTVPSCTIGVPCDFVSTSTDDTAVTAWSWDFNGDGNADANTANATFTYTTAGTFNVSLTVHDAEGLSHTKTSAITIDSVEPPANTPPTAGFTHTCTALDCSFTSTSTDAAPGTIAAYAWDFGDGAKADVANPSHSYTVTAPADFTVTLSVTDDQGATDTVTQTVSVTPVVAPNTPPTAGFTHTCNAATCSFTSTSTDVAPGTIVAFAWTFGDGGTADVENPSHSYSIVAPTDFTVTLTVTDDEGATGVETQTITVSPPVAGAEGCTTTGTQVDCLLDITAQSIIKFKLLGLSCDLRGERVTVPHIDQSFLNVCARSVGDSTKIFGGPADSAIVFPAGSQVRIRFSQGTADAGEPAPAPPEAHLTGSFPSWTINFEDGDNAGTAGEPDFTDVVLGVEAVAFP
- a CDS encoding helix-turn-helix domain-containing protein, which produces MPKTRRMVVLVVPPIEELDLVGPVQVLSTASRLIRRGGTPYQIQVVSTTPDRVIAGESGLSIIAQGHYRDLMGEIDSLLLVSGVRTRNRRDDELATWLRRTVPACRRVGAVCISAFILAHAGVLTDQRATVHWKYAHELAYRFPRLSVDPNPIWVQAGNIYTSSGFSAGIDLALAWVAEDCGSAVAVEAARELVLFLRRPASQTQLSVTLAAQASEMRPIQELQVWIADNLRHELSTAALADRVSMSVRHFSRVFTADVGTTPARYVLHLRVEAARGLLHSSSHDLRRIASAVGFGNVEGMRRAFVRVLGRSPRELRGVAATETLPPPRRERHR